The proteins below are encoded in one region of Trichocoleus desertorum ATA4-8-CV12:
- the recJ gene encoding single-stranded-DNA-specific exonuclease RecJ: MVQATQLSPLLAQVLISRGIATPGQAEIFLDPDLQVLPSPLEDFPDLAVSVELLQEAIANQHKIAICGDYDADGMTSTALLLRALRALGAEVDYAIPSRMSEGYGINERIVEDFHREGVRLILTVDNGIAAVKPIARARELGLAVIVTDHHEVPPEIPPANAILNPKLIHEDSPYRGVAGVGVAYILATTLAQQLDAKDLGNLLLELFTLGTIADLAPLTGVNRRWVKRGLQRLPKSQIPGVQALIQVAGLGSSKALKPEAIGFSLGPRINAVGRIADPQVVIELLITDDMGVALERAMQCEQINQQRQQLCTQIEQEAIAWYEASDIDLQDDRVLVLVQPNWHHGVIGIVASRLVERYGVPVFIGTYEDDNQKIRGSARSIPDFHVFEALEFCKEVLEKHGGHQAAGGFTLLAENLEELRSRLRTFARTSLQPEQLKPLLAIDVQAHLEQIDLPLYEQIDVLHPCGIQNPDPVFWTPNVRVIEQRTIGKDQAHLKVTMSQDVSSSHTPLAAIAQPRIQALAWRWGEYYPLPNRVDIAYKLRVNDWQGHQTVELELVGVRLPSTEIPSQALEPLTQQAPDAPTSQQMFDYRDRQYTCCLYERQSGKELRITNSEGQQLVIQKGQKLGWLIKSDVEAKQVNVSQPFFYQLIKTALSALGS, from the coding sequence ATTGTGCAGGCGACCCAGCTTTCACCGCTGCTAGCCCAAGTGCTGATCAGCCGGGGCATAGCCACGCCAGGGCAGGCAGAAATTTTTCTGGACCCAGACTTACAGGTGCTACCTTCGCCGCTGGAAGATTTTCCAGATTTAGCGGTGAGTGTGGAGCTATTGCAGGAGGCGATCGCCAACCAGCACAAAATTGCCATCTGTGGCGACTATGATGCCGATGGCATGACTAGCACAGCCTTGTTGCTACGGGCTTTGCGAGCTTTGGGCGCGGAGGTGGATTATGCCATTCCTAGCCGCATGAGTGAGGGCTATGGCATTAATGAGCGCATTGTTGAGGATTTCCATCGCGAAGGGGTACGGCTGATTCTGACAGTGGATAACGGCATTGCTGCGGTCAAACCGATCGCTAGAGCTCGTGAGCTGGGTTTAGCCGTTATCGTCACCGATCACCATGAAGTCCCGCCAGAAATTCCACCTGCCAATGCCATCCTCAACCCCAAACTGATTCACGAAGACTCGCCTTATCGAGGGGTGGCTGGAGTCGGGGTGGCCTATATTTTGGCAACAACCCTAGCTCAGCAACTGGACGCGAAAGACCTAGGCAATTTACTGCTAGAACTGTTTACCTTAGGAACGATCGCGGATTTAGCGCCTTTAACCGGGGTAAATCGGCGTTGGGTAAAACGAGGGTTGCAGCGATTACCCAAGTCGCAGATTCCTGGGGTGCAAGCTTTAATTCAAGTGGCTGGGTTAGGTAGCTCCAAAGCCCTAAAGCCAGAGGCGATCGGATTTAGTTTGGGGCCGAGAATTAATGCAGTTGGGCGGATTGCTGATCCGCAAGTGGTAATCGAGCTGTTAATTACCGATGACATGGGCGTGGCTCTAGAGCGGGCAATGCAGTGTGAGCAAATTAATCAGCAACGTCAGCAACTTTGCACCCAAATTGAGCAGGAAGCGATCGCCTGGTATGAAGCTAGTGATATTGATCTGCAAGACGATCGCGTGTTGGTTTTAGTGCAACCCAACTGGCATCACGGTGTAATTGGGATTGTGGCTTCTCGGCTGGTCGAGCGTTACGGGGTACCTGTTTTCATTGGCACCTATGAGGATGACAACCAAAAAATTCGTGGTTCGGCTCGTAGCATTCCCGACTTTCATGTGTTTGAAGCGTTGGAGTTTTGCAAGGAAGTTTTGGAAAAGCATGGAGGCCACCAAGCAGCAGGTGGTTTTACCCTCTTAGCCGAAAATCTGGAAGAGCTGCGATCGCGCCTCCGCACCTTCGCCCGTACGTCTCTTCAGCCCGAACAGCTTAAGCCTCTCCTGGCGATTGATGTGCAAGCTCACTTGGAGCAAATTGACTTGCCGCTTTACGAGCAAATTGACGTGCTGCATCCCTGCGGCATTCAAAACCCCGATCCGGTTTTCTGGACTCCCAATGTGCGGGTAATTGAGCAACGCACGATTGGAAAAGACCAAGCTCACCTCAAGGTCACTATGAGCCAAGATGTCAGCTCATCTCATACTCCCCTAGCGGCGATCGCTCAACCTCGAATCCAGGCCTTGGCATGGCGCTGGGGAGAATATTATCCGTTGCCTAATCGAGTCGATATTGCCTACAAGTTGCGAGTGAATGACTGGCAAGGTCATCAAACAGTAGAACTAGAATTAGTCGGTGTCCGGTTGCCTAGCACTGAAATTCCCTCTCAAGCTTTGGAACCTCTGACTCAGCAGGCTCCAGATGCTCCGACTAGTCAGCAGATGTTTGATTACCGCGATCGCCAATACACTTGTTGTCTTTACGAGCGGCAAAGTGGTAAAGAGTTGAGAATCACCAACTCGGAAGGGCAGCAGCTGGTGATCCAAAAAGGACAAAAACTAGGTTGGTTGATCAAATCAGATGTGGAAGCCAAACAAGTCAATGTTTCACAGCCATTCTTCTATCAACTGATTAAGACGGCTCTATCGGCTTTGGGGTCATAA
- the kaiC gene encoding circadian clock protein KaiC has translation MNPDNQIKQREDLQSVGVKKIRTMIEGFDEISHGGLPVGRTTLVSGTAGTGKTLLAVQFLYNGITQFDEPGIFVTFEESPADIIKNAYSFGWDLQELIDDGKLFILDASPDPEGQDVVGNFDLSALIERIQYAIRKYKARRVSIDSVTAVFQQYDAASVVRREIFRLVARLKQVGATTIMTTERVEEYGPVARFGVEEFVSDNVAIVRNVLEGERRRRTIEILKLRGTTHMKGEYPFTITNQGINIFPLGAMRLTQRSSNVRVSSGVKTLDQMCGGGFFRDSIILATGATGTGKTLLVSKFLQEGCRRGERAMLFAYEESRAQLSRNAYSWGIDFEELEQQGLLKIRCAYPESAGLEDHLQIIKSEIAEFKPSRIAIDSLSALARGVSNNAFRQFVIGATGFAKQEEITGFFTNTTDQFMGSHSITDSHISTITDTILVLQYVEIRGEMARAINVFKMRGSWHEKGIREYTISEQGPEIRDSFRNYERIISGSPTRVAFDEKTELSRIVRGVQDKSEGDLEL, from the coding sequence ATGAATCCAGACAATCAAATTAAACAGAGGGAAGACCTACAGTCAGTAGGAGTTAAAAAAATCCGGACGATGATAGAGGGCTTTGACGAAATTAGTCATGGTGGGCTTCCGGTGGGCAGAACTACTTTAGTAAGTGGTACAGCTGGTACTGGTAAAACACTACTAGCTGTACAATTTCTGTATAACGGTATTACCCAGTTTGATGAGCCTGGTATTTTTGTCACCTTTGAAGAATCACCTGCTGATATTATTAAAAATGCCTATAGTTTTGGTTGGGATTTACAAGAGCTAATCGATGATGGCAAACTTTTTATTTTGGATGCTTCACCCGATCCAGAAGGTCAAGATGTCGTCGGTAATTTTGATCTCTCAGCCTTAATTGAACGGATTCAGTACGCAATTCGCAAATATAAAGCTCGACGAGTTTCGATTGATTCTGTTACTGCTGTTTTCCAGCAATATGATGCGGCCTCTGTGGTGCGCCGAGAAATTTTTCGGTTAGTAGCACGTTTGAAGCAGGTGGGTGCAACCACTATTATGACGACCGAGCGGGTAGAAGAATATGGTCCTGTAGCTCGGTTTGGCGTGGAAGAATTTGTCTCGGACAACGTTGCCATTGTGCGTAATGTGCTAGAAGGTGAACGACGACGGCGCACCATCGAGATTTTAAAGCTGCGTGGGACTACCCATATGAAAGGGGAGTACCCCTTTACGATTACGAATCAGGGCATTAATATCTTCCCGCTGGGGGCAATGCGACTGACCCAACGCTCTTCTAATGTACGAGTCTCTTCTGGGGTTAAAACGCTAGACCAAATGTGTGGCGGAGGCTTCTTCAGAGACTCCATTATTTTGGCAACAGGCGCAACGGGTACTGGCAAAACCTTGTTAGTAAGCAAATTCTTGCAAGAAGGTTGCAGGCGGGGTGAACGGGCGATGCTCTTTGCCTATGAAGAATCACGGGCTCAACTCTCTCGCAATGCCTACTCTTGGGGCATTGACTTTGAGGAGTTGGAGCAGCAGGGCTTATTAAAGATCCGCTGTGCTTACCCAGAGTCGGCTGGCTTGGAAGACCATTTACAGATTATCAAATCAGAAATCGCGGAGTTCAAACCTAGTCGGATTGCGATCGACTCTTTGTCAGCTCTGGCCCGTGGTGTCAGTAATAATGCGTTTCGTCAGTTTGTGATTGGGGCGACGGGTTTTGCGAAGCAGGAAGAAATTACTGGCTTCTTTACCAATACGACTGATCAGTTCATGGGATCTCACTCGATTACTGACTCCCACATTTCTACAATCACCGACACAATCTTGGTGTTGCAGTACGTAGAAATTCGGGGTGAAATGGCGCGAGCGATTAACGTCTTTAAGATGCGGGGTTCTTGGCACGAGAAAGGCATTCGAGAATACACGATTAGTGAACAGGGTCCAGAAATCAGAGATTCTTTCCGCAATTACGAACGCATTATCAGTGGTTCGCCCACTCGCGTAGCCTTTGACGAAAAAACAGAGCTATCCCGGATCGTCAGAGGGGTACAGGATAAAAGTGAAGGCGACTTGGAACTGTAG
- the kaiB gene encoding circadian clock protein KaiB, whose amino-acid sequence MSSLKKTYILKLYVAGNTPNSIRALKTLNNILETEFQGVYALKVIDVLKNPQLAEEDKILATPTLAKILPPPVRKIIGDLSDRERVLIGLDLLYDELREDDSNFE is encoded by the coding sequence ATGAGTTCCCTGAAAAAAACTTATATTCTTAAACTCTATGTTGCTGGCAACACGCCTAATTCAATCCGAGCTTTAAAGACTCTGAACAATATTTTGGAAACAGAATTTCAAGGAGTTTATGCTCTGAAGGTCATTGACGTACTCAAAAATCCTCAACTTGCTGAGGAAGATAAGATTTTAGCCACTCCTACTCTTGCTAAGATCTTGCCACCGCCAGTACGCAAAATCATTGGAGATTTGTCCGATCGCGAGCGAGTTTTAATCGGTCTGGATCTTTTATATGATGAATTGCGGGAGGATGATTCTAACTTCGAATAA
- a CDS encoding circadian clock protein KaiA, which produces MYPQLLISILLNSGDLAQSLTTLLSGDRYRVTQFGSEKELLDFLELEQQQIDCLILQSGSHLTSLIEQLQKQAILLPAVVLKSEEAIVNSSSLSPNERLEIATLETPNPLESAQPIAQNTIQDQADLTYHVATVEASVAQLNRIAQLINQAIVQFLKLSPTHHTPNQQPAPDLMTELISQNSLMLQQRRLADKLKERLGYLGVYYKRDPKNFLRYLPAAEKQKFLRKLKSGYSDIVLVYFSGDEQLNQKIDDFVNTAFFADVSVSQVVETHMELMDDFSKQLKLEGRSDEILLDYRLTLIDTIAHLCEMYRRSIPRDP; this is translated from the coding sequence GTGTATCCTCAACTGTTAATTTCAATTCTGCTGAATTCTGGTGACCTAGCTCAATCTCTAACTACACTCTTAAGTGGCGATCGCTATAGAGTTACCCAATTCGGCTCCGAAAAAGAGTTGTTGGATTTTCTTGAGCTAGAACAACAACAAATTGACTGTTTAATTTTGCAATCAGGCTCCCATCTAACTTCATTAATTGAGCAGTTGCAAAAACAGGCAATTTTGTTGCCAGCCGTGGTGCTTAAATCTGAAGAGGCAATAGTTAATAGTAGCTCTCTGTCCCCTAATGAACGCCTTGAGATAGCAACTTTAGAAACTCCCAATCCGCTTGAATCGGCCCAGCCTATTGCTCAAAATACAATCCAAGACCAGGCAGATCTGACGTATCACGTGGCAACCGTAGAAGCATCAGTTGCCCAACTCAATCGAATCGCTCAACTTATTAACCAGGCGATCGTTCAATTTTTGAAGTTGTCTCCGACCCACCATACACCCAATCAGCAACCCGCTCCCGACTTGATGACGGAGTTGATCAGCCAAAACTCTCTGATGCTACAGCAGCGACGTTTGGCCGATAAACTGAAAGAACGATTGGGATATTTAGGCGTCTACTACAAAAGAGATCCTAAAAACTTTCTGCGTTACTTGCCTGCTGCTGAGAAACAAAAGTTCCTCAGAAAACTGAAGTCAGGCTACAGCGATATTGTTTTGGTTTACTTCTCAGGGGATGAGCAACTCAATCAAAAAATTGATGATTTCGTCAATACAGCTTTTTTTGCGGATGTTTCAGTCTCGCAAGTTGTAGAAACTCACATGGAACTGATGGATGACTTCTCAAAGCAATTAAAGCTAGAAGGGCGGAGCGACGAAATTTTACTTGACTATCGTCTAACCCTAATTGATACAATTGCGCACTTGTGTGAAATGTATCGTCGCTCCATCCCTAGAGATCCCTAG
- a CDS encoding response regulator — MDAKKQPIGLLNWPVLVSCLGLEQPSGQVDAPQGAIAAPNLQQPLSAVDLPIVTPLLTLPAAWSLSQFWSYLQELKQPVGAWAVVNPTGEFLGLLDYSRLLQALSPLLASTETTLAETASEVSTPPTPKTSRANLARGGVDGRATDAAKVQPISLLIQLLEQISLPLMVQTSTGQVLYQNQCWQQQIGELSELPRLKQAAGTILNTEVLLHPVPQTSHKDSTSDGQRSRTSQSPEVTSEVASWTNPAKSHNEAERSLSTGLKQQMARPRLGGSKLRQAHPGVALLNQQLLSAKARLGTSLNLQQASFTKGPQTSATNTSSEQQAGLLSFFASSIAPYQCQVGSAADTCICTCPTDNGQERIWQFSKSLLDFSAWATENPSDQPLQLARATSPDFTTTFQLADLGVSPTSPFSKLPQASDVAFPQEIWLVLAQDYTEQQQVNRTLAAKNADLVQLNLLKDEFLACISHELKTPLTAVLGLSNLLKDQVLGSLNERQARYASLIYQSGRHLMTVVNNILDLTRMETGQLELVLGPVHLQSVCDCALEQAYQLQFPEEKALVENMVEAPSTVPYSIEIAPDVDSIVADEVRLRQMLVNLLSNAIKFTEASGHINLKVTRWEGWVVFTVTDTGIGIAADKQHLIFQKFQQLENPLTRRFEGTGLGLAITQRLARLHGGDVTFISKEGQGSQFTLLLPPSPPQPSLGVAPPLENLSHNRLVLIVESVAQFIEHLTDELTSLGYRVAIARSGTEALEKARRLQPCIVFLNPLLPLLSGWDVLTLLKSDAETHHIPAVITATKAEQAQAARYHADGFLCLPIQSQPLQHHLAHLTALEGRSEAIANPARSLTVLYLNNFEAATLPDLIQEDLRQPTAPTTTLAIETNTELTAGVINSLSNLLQQHHHRILEADDLEQAELLARVWRPDVLLIDRAIPNLSNYFQDLAQHTFLASLPIITLTKAATQAANQVPGLSIFPCLAKASPSFTKPEQNNSEAAALMQAIQVAVGLNWQPGVLVVDLLHLPDLVAETAPTIAAPNAQFSATLRDADWLQALAQYLQTAGLRGLQTRSWAGVLRQLQHQSPDLVLICLRGNHTSPAVLDAVKTLQQLELQIPILVLDQRRDWDHELPNTAPRDLEVQAGIAMLDLTAGLAAIATHILPPGLPVEELLEQIYQTLTPTQPSES, encoded by the coding sequence GTGGATGCAAAAAAACAACCCATTGGCTTGCTCAACTGGCCTGTTTTGGTCTCCTGCCTAGGCTTGGAGCAACCAAGCGGTCAAGTAGATGCTCCTCAAGGTGCGATCGCAGCGCCAAACTTGCAACAACCTCTATCAGCAGTTGATTTACCTATTGTTACGCCATTATTAACATTACCTGCTGCTTGGAGCTTGAGTCAATTCTGGTCTTACCTACAGGAGTTGAAGCAGCCAGTTGGAGCTTGGGCAGTGGTGAATCCAACCGGAGAATTTTTGGGGCTGCTAGATTACTCCCGCCTTTTACAGGCGTTGTCTCCTCTGCTAGCATCCACTGAAACTACGCTCGCTGAGACGGCTTCAGAAGTGTCCACACCCCCTACACCAAAGACGAGCAGAGCTAACTTAGCGAGGGGAGGGGTAGATGGCAGAGCCACGGATGCAGCTAAAGTTCAACCGATTTCCCTCTTAATTCAACTCCTAGAGCAAATTTCTTTACCTTTGATGGTGCAGACTAGCACTGGACAAGTTTTGTATCAAAATCAGTGCTGGCAACAACAAATTGGGGAGTTGTCAGAACTACCTAGGCTAAAGCAGGCTGCGGGAACAATTCTCAATACCGAAGTCTTGCTGCATCCAGTACCTCAAACTAGCCACAAAGACTCCACCTCTGATGGACAGCGATCGCGTACTTCCCAATCTCCTGAGGTGACCAGTGAGGTTGCCAGTTGGACGAATCCGGCCAAAAGTCACAACGAAGCCGAGCGATCGCTCTCTACAGGTCTGAAGCAACAAATGGCCCGCCCACGGCTGGGTGGCTCGAAGCTCCGGCAAGCCCATCCAGGTGTCGCCTTACTCAATCAACAGCTGCTATCTGCAAAAGCTCGCTTAGGAACCTCTCTCAACTTACAGCAGGCATCTTTCACTAAGGGTCCCCAGACTTCCGCTACTAACACGTCCTCAGAACAGCAAGCTGGCCTACTTTCATTTTTCGCTTCCTCGATCGCGCCGTATCAATGCCAGGTCGGGTCCGCAGCAGATACTTGCATCTGTACTTGCCCTACCGATAACGGGCAGGAGCGAATTTGGCAATTTAGTAAAAGCTTACTAGACTTTTCTGCTTGGGCAACAGAAAACCCAAGCGATCAACCGCTTCAGTTGGCTCGGGCTACATCGCCAGACTTTACTACGACTTTCCAGCTAGCCGACCTAGGAGTCAGTCCTACTAGCCCTTTCTCCAAATTGCCTCAGGCTTCAGATGTGGCTTTTCCTCAAGAAATATGGTTGGTGCTGGCCCAAGACTACACAGAGCAGCAACAGGTCAATCGCACTTTAGCTGCCAAGAATGCCGACTTAGTTCAACTTAATTTACTAAAAGATGAATTTTTGGCTTGTATCAGTCATGAGCTAAAAACCCCACTCACTGCTGTTTTAGGCCTCTCTAATCTGTTGAAAGATCAGGTATTAGGCTCTCTAAATGAGCGTCAGGCCCGTTATGCCAGCCTCATCTACCAAAGTGGGCGGCATCTGATGACGGTGGTCAATAACATTTTAGATTTGACGCGCATGGAAACAGGGCAACTGGAGCTGGTGCTGGGTCCTGTTCACCTCCAATCAGTGTGCGATTGCGCCCTTGAGCAAGCTTACCAACTCCAATTCCCTGAAGAAAAAGCTTTGGTTGAGAATATGGTCGAAGCCCCCTCAACCGTACCCTACAGTATAGAAATTGCCCCAGATGTAGACAGCATTGTGGCAGATGAGGTGCGCTTGCGGCAGATGCTCGTCAACCTCCTGTCCAATGCCATCAAATTTACCGAAGCCAGCGGCCACATTAATTTGAAAGTGACCCGGTGGGAAGGCTGGGTTGTCTTTACCGTCACAGATACGGGCATTGGCATTGCCGCAGACAAACAGCACCTGATTTTTCAAAAGTTTCAACAACTAGAAAATCCGCTCACTCGCCGTTTTGAAGGAACTGGATTGGGGCTAGCCATTACCCAGCGCCTAGCGCGGTTGCACGGGGGAGATGTCACCTTCATTTCTAAAGAAGGCCAAGGGAGTCAGTTTACCCTCCTCTTGCCGCCGAGTCCCCCTCAACCCAGCCTGGGTGTGGCCCCTCCTCTAGAAAACCTCAGTCACAACCGTTTGGTGTTGATTGTGGAGTCAGTTGCCCAGTTTATTGAGCATCTGACAGACGAGCTCACCAGTTTAGGCTACCGAGTGGCGATCGCCCGTTCTGGGACAGAAGCGCTAGAGAAAGCCAGACGCTTGCAACCCTGTATCGTTTTCCTCAACCCTTTACTTCCCCTCCTCTCAGGCTGGGACGTACTCACCTTACTAAAGTCAGACGCAGAAACTCACCATATTCCAGCAGTCATTACTGCCACCAAAGCTGAGCAAGCTCAAGCTGCCCGTTATCATGCCGATGGTTTTCTCTGCTTACCCATCCAAAGCCAACCCTTACAACATCACTTAGCTCACTTAACTGCTTTAGAAGGGAGATCAGAGGCGATCGCCAACCCAGCTCGCAGCTTAACGGTGCTATACCTGAATAACTTTGAAGCGGCTACTCTACCTGACTTAATCCAAGAGGACCTTAGGCAACCGACTGCACCTACAACCACCTTAGCGATAGAAACCAACACAGAGCTAACCGCCGGAGTGATCAATAGCTTAAGTAACTTACTCCAGCAACATCACCATCGCATCTTAGAAGCAGACGATTTAGAACAAGCAGAACTGTTGGCCCGCGTTTGGCGACCGGATGTCCTCTTGATCGATCGGGCAATTCCCAACTTGTCTAATTATTTTCAAGACCTAGCCCAGCATACTTTTTTAGCGTCTCTCCCCATCATCACACTCACCAAAGCAGCCACCCAAGCCGCAAACCAAGTTCCAGGGTTGTCTATCTTTCCTTGTCTAGCCAAAGCCAGTCCTAGTTTTACCAAACCTGAGCAGAACAATTCCGAAGCCGCAGCTTTAATGCAAGCGATTCAAGTGGCCGTGGGTCTCAACTGGCAGCCAGGTGTTCTGGTGGTTGACTTATTGCACTTACCCGATCTAGTCGCAGAGACTGCCCCTACAATCGCAGCACCAAACGCACAATTCTCAGCCACTCTGAGAGACGCTGATTGGTTACAAGCTTTAGCCCAGTATTTGCAAACAGCAGGCTTACGTGGGTTGCAAACTCGCTCTTGGGCCGGAGTACTCCGTCAGCTACAACACCAAAGTCCTGACCTAGTATTAATTTGCTTACGAGGAAACCACACCTCTCCAGCCGTACTGGACGCTGTAAAAACACTCCAGCAATTAGAGCTACAAATTCCTATCTTGGTGCTCGATCAACGGCGGGATTGGGATCACGAACTACCAAACACTGCCCCTAGAGACCTAGAGGTGCAAGCAGGAATCGCCATGCTAGATCTTACGGCTGGTTTAGCCGCGATCGCCACTCATATCCTGCCCCCTGGTTTACCTGTAGAAGAGTTGTTAGAGCAGATTTATCAAACCTTAACGCCAACCCAGCCCAGTGAATCATGA
- a CDS encoding LptF/LptG family permease, translated as MDRYLITELLPPFLFGVAAFSAIGLAVGVFFDLVQKITDAGIPFSTAIQIFLLQVPNFVTLSLPMSILLATLMVYSRLSGDSEIVALRGCGVSIYRLIVPALIVSLIATGITFFLNELVVPSSNYQGETLLEKALSQDKLAFQEKNIFYQEFSGKKLARIFYAHDFNGQRMQNLTILDFSKEELNQIVEAESAVWNVEQSTWDFANGTIYIVAPDGSSQNLLKFERHQLRLPRAPLDLANKKRKTDQMNIAQVRERLTLLEQKGDEKKEIRKYRMRIQQKLALPFICVALGLVGAALGTTSRRTNTSTGFGISILIIFGYYLIAFISNALGETGAFSPFLAGWLPILVGVTAGGALLFRATR; from the coding sequence ATGGACCGCTATCTAATCACAGAACTGCTGCCTCCTTTTTTGTTTGGAGTCGCCGCTTTCTCAGCGATCGGTTTAGCAGTCGGGGTCTTCTTCGACTTGGTGCAGAAGATTACGGATGCGGGAATTCCCTTCTCAACGGCTATACAGATTTTTTTGCTCCAAGTGCCAAACTTTGTCACCCTCTCGCTTCCCATGTCAATCTTGCTCGCTACCTTAATGGTTTATAGCCGCCTATCGGGAGATAGCGAAATTGTGGCGTTGCGGGGCTGTGGAGTGAGCATTTATCGGCTGATCGTTCCTGCGTTGATTGTCAGCTTGATTGCAACAGGTATAACTTTTTTCCTCAACGAGTTGGTAGTTCCCAGCAGTAATTATCAGGGAGAAACTTTACTAGAAAAGGCGTTGAGTCAAGATAAGCTGGCATTTCAAGAGAAAAATATTTTCTATCAAGAGTTTTCTGGAAAAAAACTAGCTCGCATTTTTTATGCTCATGATTTTAATGGTCAACGCATGCAGAATTTGACCATTCTTGACTTCTCGAAAGAAGAGCTGAATCAAATTGTAGAAGCAGAATCAGCAGTTTGGAATGTGGAGCAGAGCACTTGGGATTTTGCCAATGGCACTATTTATATTGTTGCGCCAGATGGTTCGTCTCAAAATTTGCTCAAGTTTGAGCGCCACCAACTCCGCTTACCCCGTGCGCCTCTAGATCTAGCGAATAAAAAGCGTAAGACAGATCAAATGAACATTGCTCAGGTGCGAGAACGTTTGACGCTTTTGGAGCAGAAAGGGGATGAGAAAAAGGAGATCCGCAAATATAGGATGCGAATTCAACAGAAACTAGCCCTCCCTTTTATCTGTGTAGCTTTGGGACTAGTTGGGGCGGCTCTGGGCACCACAAGTCGCCGTACCAACACTTCTACTGGCTTTGGCATTAGTATCTTGATTATTTTTGGTTATTACTTAATTGCGTTTATTAGTAATGCTCTAGGAGAAACGGGAGCATTTTCCCCTTTCCTCGCGGGGTGGTTGCCGATTCTTGTAGGAGTAACGGCAGGTGGAGCACTGCTGTTTCGGGCGACTCGCTAG